The Verrucomicrobiota bacterium genome contains the following window.
TTGGCCTTCCAGAGTTACGGAACTGTCTTCAAATATGAAATATGAACATTGACCCTTTTGGCTGTTCTTTTTGGCTGTTCTAAATATGAAATATGAACATTGACCCTTTTGGCTGTTCTTCCGAAAGCGGAGCGATCGCCATCCAGGCTGCAGCATCGTAGGCATCAATTGGCGTTTTTGTTTTATTCCTGATACAGGCTACGAATTCCCTCAGCTCCAGGAAATCGGTCCCACCGTGTCCCGCTGTTTCGGCTTCATGCAAATAGCTTTTCCAGAGGGGATGTTCATACTTTTTCTGGTAAGGGTCGAAAGGCTCCCATTGGTGTTTTGGACTTTTGCCATCGAGGTAAATCACCGACTTGTCCTTTGAGGATGAATCGCCGTCCTGCATCCACATGCCGCTGGTTCCCTGCACTTGATACATGAAGGACATGGGACGTGGGAGTCGAGTGTCAAAGGTCATCACCACGGTCTCTCCGTTAAAACACTTGAGCGTGGTAGTAACAACATCACCCTGATTCCAGTCAATATTTCGTCGTTTGTGGGTCGGTTCGAGATTATCTTTCGCCCACTGACTAAGACCTCGTGATTTGGATGCGGTGGAAGTGAGGTGATGAAACCGGTTGCCTCGTTGTATATTCAGGCATTGAGCGATGGGGCCGATACCGTGGGTCGGGTAGAGCTCTCCATTGCGGTATTGATTGTGCGTGGAACGGTAATCGCCTTCACCTTTCGCCGTGGGCCCGGTTCCTTTTCCCAAAACGATTCTTTCCCTGAGATCGTGCCCATAGCCGCAGGTGCAGTGGATCAATTCCCCAAAGATTCCCTGACGAACCATCTTGAGAACAGCCATGTTGTAACGAAAGTAACAGTAGTTTTCCAGAAGCATACAGGGAACACGCGTGTCCTCGTAGGTATTCACCAATTCCCAGCATTCGTCGACGGAGGAAGCAGGACCTACCTCAGTGGCGGCGTATTTGCCGGCCTTCATCGCAGCAATGGTCATGGGGATGTGCAACTCCCACGGAGTGGCGATAACAACTCCATCCAGATCGTCCCGTTCCAGAAGATCCAGGTAGGATAATTCATGATCGCCATAACCATCCGGTCGTGAACCCTGGGCTTTCTCAACCAGCTCCTGTGCAGCTTTTAAGTTCCTTGGAAAAGTATCGCAAACGGCAGTCACGCTGACATTGGGCAGGCGCATGGTTGTCTTTAACATGCCGGTGCCACGACCACCGATGCCGATGAATCCCAATTTAATGTTGCGGTCGTCCTTGCCTTGAAGGATGGCCGGTGCGGCAGATAAGGCAAGGCCAGCAGCCACTCCGCTTTTGATCAAGGTGCGTCGTTCTATATGTTTCCTCATTCAGGGTCTTTTATAAATGTGGGATAAATTAAGGATATGATCTGATTTCAGCACAGTTCTAAAATGAATTTTAAAATAATAGTTAGTCTTCCTAAACACTTCCTAATCCTCCAACCTGATTCTGTCTTCGGGTACGTAGCCTACCGCTTTCGCCGCATGCTTAATGTCGACCCACCGGTAGTCACTGTTCGATAGGCCATAGACGATTTCGAATTTAATAGCACCGGGTGCCTGGATACAATTTTCAACCAGGCGAACCATGTCGTTTTTCGTGCTAGCGTTCGGAAGTACGGGTTGGGGGACTTTATCCATCGAGTGGACACCGCCCATACGTATACAGATGCAAGACAGGTCCGTAGTGCTGCTATACACGCGCGCCAGGGTCTCCCCGAATACTTTGCTTGAACCGTACAGGTTGACGGGCCAGGTCGGATCGGAGGTGGTTATGCGCTCAAAAGAATCGGGCACGTTATCAAAATGCCCTTCACGGATGCTTTTGTAGGGTTCGATGTTATAGAAATAGCCGAAGCTCACCTGAATCGAGCTGGCATAAATCACCCTTCGAACGCCGGCTCGTTTGGCCGCCTCGAACAGGTGGTAGCTGGCTTCCATGTTATTTTTAAACGTACTCTCCCAGGGAGCTTCGTCATCAGGATCTGCTGCCATATGGATGAGGGCATCCATACCTTGAAATGCCTGCTCTAAAACGCCAATGTCTGACATGTCAGATAGAAAAAAATGGCTGTCCGGCACATCTGCCACCTCGTCCGCATGGACCCGTTCGGAGGGCTGTCTGCTACAATCCATGCCGTAGACGTCGTATTGTTCGGACTTTTCCATCAAGTGTCTATAGATGCAGCTCCCTACCAATCCGTATACGCCGGTGATCAGAATCGATTCTTTCGCCATGTTCGCGTGATTGTTGATGAGCGCTTTTCCCCTGGCAAGCCTAGCCAGATAAACCTGTCCAAATCCAACTATCCTCGTGGAGGACGGATTCGGAGAAAGCATTTAACTTCTAACTAGAGACGTTTTCTCAAAATCGATCCAAATCCCGGCCAACAATCACCTCGCCGGAAAACTCCTTTTGAATCGACTCGATAGACGCCGCATCGAATTCCTCGATTTCGGTCGGCACGATGTGGTTCAAAACCAAGCTCTTCACCCCAGCCTCCCGGGCGATCCGGCCCAGATCCTCGACCGGCGTATGACTGGCCAGCAAGTGTTTTCGCAGACCGGCGGCGTTGCTGACTTTCTGCAAAATCGATTCAATGCCCGGCGTATACAGCACCTCGTGTATGAGAACATCGGCGCCCTTGGCCAACGCGATTACGTTCTTGTCATAGGTCGTGTCACCGGAAAAAACAACCGATCGATGCGGCGTGTCGAAGCGATAAGCATAGGACTGCTCAACGGGCGGATGATTGTTCTTTGCCGCAGTCGCTTTAAACTGTTCGCTCTCATGCACAACGCCCCCCGTATTGAATTCGTGGACCTCCACCAGCAGACGCAGATCAGGCCGGCCCTCATCCGAAACACGGGTTTCAATATCGAAGCGATATTGCTCGAACGCCGCGGCTATCGACGCCTCAAGCGGAGGCGGCCCGAAAACGTGGATTGGCTCATTCAGCCCGGAAGCCCAGGACAACAGAAGCAGCGCGCCGAGTTCAGAGATATGATCGGAGTGATGGTGCGTGATGAAAATATATTTCAGCGAGGCAAGCGGGATTCCCGCCAAAACCAGCTGCCGGGATACGCCGTTGCCGCAATCAATCACAATAGGCATGCCGTCAATCAGCAACGCTGACGAAGGCGAACACCGCACAGGGTTCGGCCGCGGTCCGCCTCCAGTGCCCAGCAATACAACCTCCGTTCCCAGCGTCTCCCCGGCGCAAGCAGGATTAATAGACCCGCACAACAAGACCGTGCAAGCCGCCAGCAAAACGCGCGAAAAAGGTTTTCGGTTCATTGTGCCGCATCCCCTTTAGTTACTAATTGGAGAGTAAAGACTCGAAGCATAGTTATCACGGTCTGATGATTTTTGAGCGAAAGACGATTCTCTTTTGGGAATGAAAACTTATTAAGCTCTCAAAACGCGGTGAAAGTCAATTTCTCGAGCGGCCTTAGGCATTTTTCAGGGTAGGCGTACATTATGATACGAAGCCTTCGTTAAGCATGGTTGTCTTATCGTGAGTATAAAACGAGCAATGTTCATTGAGCTGACCGGTTGTATGGAGGTTACGGTAGAGGCTAAAAACACTAAACAACTAGGTCCGTCCCCATTTCTGCCGCCCTAAACAACTAGGTCCGTCCCCATTTCTGCCGCCTAAACAACTAGGTCCGTCCCCATTTCTGCCGCGGAGTAATATTTTGGGAGCAAAACAGTTGGTCTACCGGTATTGTGTTTTTGGACACAACGATGTAACTCGGGTGGGGGATCCGGCTTTGGATAAACCGCACTCGGGTGGGATTGGAGAATTGTTTGGTAACGATTTTATGGTAAATTTGGGTGGTTGGACGGAAAAACAATATATATCCGGTGGGGGTACTTCCAATCTTTCCAAAGCCAAAGACGAGGTTCAAGCGGCTCTGTTTATGCATGAACTCGGGCATACTCTGGGTTTAAAACACGGCGGCTTGGATGACATAAATGGTAAGCCGAATTATCTCAGTATCATGAATTACGGTCTAGCTACTAAAAGTCTGCACCCGGTGCAAAGAAACTCCAAAATATGAAATATGAAAAAAACCCCACCTCTGCGGCTTCGCCGCTAAAAAGCAAATTCCTATTAGTAATCGCACCCCACCTGGCTCCTCCCCTGAGTTGCGCTGGCGCGGAAGAAAGCCAGGTCTATGAAAAAGCGGCCGCGCTGATTCTCGGTTTGATTGAAGATCCGGCGGCGGAACCCAGAACCGTCCGGACCAACGCCCGTTTTATTAAACGGGGGTCCGTTTAAGGTTTTAGAAACATCGTGTTCGGATCATCTCCACCTATGATCTGGCATCCAACCCATCGAACACCCAAATAACCTCTTTCGGTTTAAAACACATTGCTTCGTCATTCATGAAATGTTTGCAAGCTTCAGAAGGAAGTTGCACGATTTAGGGAGAAAACGTATGCCGGTCCATACTCTGAATCTTAGGCTGAATCATTTTAAAGAGAATATCCAACCATCAACATTGCCTAGGTTGGGAAATGGATTCTATCGAAAGGTCCAAAAAACTTCTCGCAGATCTCAAATTTAATAAACCAGATCCCTGAAGTTTTTAACCCGATGAAAGGAAATGATGTTCCCATCGTGGGCGTTCTTGGCTAAACGGTCTCCGCTTCTAGAAAGTATCACCAAATCCTGGCCATCAAAATCCATACTGGCATAGTGCCGAGCCTGATCAGGCGTTTCCCCGGTGGCGACAACCCCTGCAAATATCCAATCAATCATGTTTTTGGAGAAGTGAAGAACCAGACGGTGACGTTCATTGTTGGGAAGCCCGTATCGATTATCAGGCAATTGAGCTGGCTTGGTCATGGAATCCGTCGCCTGCGAACTGAGCAGCCAATACAGTTCTGTTTCCTCATCATACAAAACGTGGAATTTCATTTGTCCACCCGGGCAGGGGACATAGAGCATCTTTTTACCTGAAGGCGCGGACTCCAGCATGACTTCCATTTTTCCTGTCCCGGGCTGAGAGCCTTTTTCGACCACTTTGGCAATTGCAGCATAGCCGGTACCTCCGGTATGGGCACGGCTCCATAAATGAAAGGTTTTTCCGGAAGCATCATGCCATATATGATTGGGGTCAACGAACTGCACCACGTTGGTTTCAAGCCATCCGATAGGCGACATACTGCGACCCGGCGCGATCTGGTAGCTCG
Protein-coding sequences here:
- a CDS encoding Gfo/Idh/MocA family oxidoreductase yields the protein MRKHIERRTLIKSGVAAGLALSAAPAILQGKDDRNIKLGFIGIGGRGTGMLKTTMRLPNVSVTAVCDTFPRNLKAAQELVEKAQGSRPDGYGDHELSYLDLLERDDLDGVVIATPWELHIPMTIAAMKAGKYAATEVGPASSVDECWELVNTYEDTRVPCMLLENYCYFRYNMAVLKMVRQGIFGELIHCTCGYGHDLRERIVLGKGTGPTAKGEGDYRSTHNQYRNGELYPTHGIGPIAQCLNIQRGNRFHHLTSTASKSRGLSQWAKDNLEPTHKRRNIDWNQGDVVTTTLKCFNGETVVMTFDTRLPRPMSFMYQVQGTSGMWMQDGDSSSKDKSVIYLDGKSPKHQWEPFDPYQKKYEHPLWKSYLHEAETAGHGGTDFLELREFVACIRNKTKTPIDAYDAAAWMAIAPLSEEQPKGSMFIFHI
- a CDS encoding MBL fold metallo-hydrolase, with amino-acid sequence MNRKPFSRVLLAACTVLLCGSINPACAGETLGTEVVLLGTGGGPRPNPVRCSPSSALLIDGMPIVIDCGNGVSRQLVLAGIPLASLKYIFITHHHSDHISELGALLLLSWASGLNEPIHVFGPPPLEASIAAAFEQYRFDIETRVSDEGRPDLRLLVEVHEFNTGGVVHESEQFKATAAKNNHPPVEQSYAYRFDTPHRSVVFSGDTTYDKNVIALAKGADVLIHEVLYTPGIESILQKVSNAAGLRKHLLASHTPVEDLGRIAREAGVKSLVLNHIVPTEIEEFDAASIESIQKEFSGEVIVGRDLDRF
- a CDS encoding NAD(P)-dependent oxidoreductase — translated: MLSPNPSSTRIVGFGQVYLARLARGKALINNHANMAKESILITGVYGLVGSCIYRHLMEKSEQYDVYGMDCSRQPSERVHADEVADVPDSHFFLSDMSDIGVLEQAFQGMDALIHMAADPDDEAPWESTFKNNMEASYHLFEAAKRAGVRRVIYASSIQVSFGYFYNIEPYKSIREGHFDNVPDSFERITTSDPTWPVNLYGSSKVFGETLARVYSSTTDLSCICIRMGGVHSMDKVPQPVLPNASTKNDMVRLVENCIQAPGAIKFEIVYGLSNSDYRWVDIKHAAKAVGYVPEDRIRLED